A window of the Bdellovibrio sp. ZAP7 genome harbors these coding sequences:
- a CDS encoding 4-hydroxythreonine-4-phosphate dehydrogenase PdxA — protein MSNKRIALTTGDDDGIGFEVTAKALHKLGPQKGVQFFLWRNDSASAKYLKLIDQKFKRIVVDSLEEGLKIEGPYLVDICSDLSPAHWVETTAKACMKKQLDGMATAPLSKTLIKDAGFKDLGHTDILKRVSRTKTVHMGFAGSEFNVVLATGHLSVAHISKHISFSTVAEALLHADQLRKSLPASKRSKPIGILGLNPHAGEQGMIGGEELLVFPNLASFAKEKSIPYVGPLVPDAAFFKENWKKYSVYLCLYHDQGLIPFKMIHGQDSGVHISLGIPFVRTSVDHGTAKDIFGKNKANPNSMIDAIRWSINLTRQQS, from the coding sequence ATGAGTAACAAACGAATTGCACTTACCACGGGCGATGATGATGGGATTGGCTTTGAAGTCACAGCCAAGGCCCTTCACAAACTCGGTCCACAAAAAGGTGTGCAATTCTTCCTATGGCGAAACGACAGCGCCTCTGCAAAATATCTAAAACTCATCGATCAGAAATTCAAACGCATTGTTGTCGACTCGCTTGAAGAGGGCCTAAAAATCGAGGGTCCTTATCTGGTTGATATCTGCTCTGACTTGTCGCCGGCTCATTGGGTTGAAACCACCGCCAAAGCCTGCATGAAAAAGCAACTCGACGGCATGGCAACGGCTCCTTTATCAAAAACTTTGATCAAAGATGCTGGCTTTAAAGACCTTGGGCACACCGACATTCTTAAGCGCGTTTCCAGAACCAAAACTGTGCATATGGGATTTGCGGGCAGTGAATTCAATGTCGTTTTGGCGACAGGGCATTTGTCAGTTGCTCATATTTCAAAGCACATCAGTTTTAGTACGGTCGCTGAAGCCTTATTGCATGCAGATCAATTACGCAAATCTTTACCAGCCTCCAAACGGTCCAAACCCATTGGCATATTAGGCTTAAATCCTCATGCGGGCGAGCAGGGGATGATCGGCGGCGAAGAGCTATTGGTTTTTCCAAACCTGGCTTCTTTTGCTAAAGAAAAAAGTATTCCCTATGTGGGTCCATTAGTTCCCGATGCGGCTTTTTTTAAAGAGAACTGGAAAAAATATTCCGTGTATTTATGCCTGTATCATGACCAAGGTTTAATCCCTTTTAAGATGATTCATGGACAAGATAGTGGAGTGCACATCAGCCTGGGAATTCCATTCGTTCGCACGAGTGTCGATCACGGCACAGCGAAGGATATTTTTGGCAAAAATAAAGCCAATCCCAACTCTATGATTGATGCTATTCGCTGGTCTATTAATTTGACTCGACAGCAGTCCTAG
- a CDS encoding peptidylprolyl isomerase, which yields MISLLVSLFLAVPVKAEVVEKTLAVVNNEIILESDLKELQSRIAKPGMIDDALMDGKSADALKKDRKAQMDYLINEKILSSEIKRLNLTVTNDRVEQEFKDMAKRNNVSETELMSILKGQGINIPEYKIFLKEKIEKQNLMDTEIISKLRISDEDALNEYLKSNPNNKPAIDEFSVSHIFFSPKKGGSEAAYKRAETALSKLRSGENFETLAQQFSEDPNFSAGGALGTFKSGEFIPEIEEAISSLKVGETTGIVKSRLGFHIVKLTTKKLTPDPKFEKQKDRIKAQLLEASFKRQLRLWLQNKRDDSFIRINE from the coding sequence ATGATTAGTTTGCTTGTTTCTTTATTTTTAGCAGTACCGGTTAAAGCCGAAGTCGTTGAAAAAACTTTGGCTGTTGTGAACAACGAAATCATCTTGGAATCTGACCTTAAGGAATTGCAAAGTCGTATTGCAAAGCCAGGTATGATTGATGACGCTTTGATGGATGGTAAGTCTGCTGATGCTTTAAAGAAAGATCGCAAAGCGCAGATGGACTATTTGATTAACGAAAAGATTCTTTCGTCTGAAATCAAGCGCCTGAATCTGACTGTGACGAATGACCGTGTTGAACAAGAGTTCAAAGACATGGCCAAAAGAAATAACGTAAGCGAAACCGAGCTTATGAGCATTCTTAAGGGCCAAGGCATCAATATCCCTGAATACAAAATTTTTCTAAAAGAAAAGATCGAAAAGCAGAATTTGATGGATACAGAGATCATTTCAAAATTGCGTATTTCAGATGAAGACGCTTTGAATGAATATCTAAAATCAAATCCAAACAATAAGCCCGCAATTGACGAGTTCTCCGTTTCCCACATCTTCTTTTCTCCAAAAAAAGGTGGCTCTGAAGCTGCATACAAACGCGCTGAGACAGCTCTTTCGAAACTTCGTTCCGGGGAAAACTTTGAAACTTTGGCGCAACAATTCAGTGAAGATCCAAATTTCTCTGCTGGCGGTGCTTTGGGTACTTTTAAATCCGGCGAATTCATTCCGGAAATTGAGGAAGCTATCTCGAGCCTTAAAGTTGGTGAAACAACAGGAATCGTAAAATCTCGTCTGGGTTTCCACATCGTAAAATTGACGACTAAAAAGCTGACGCCAGATCCTAAGTTTGAAAAACAAAAAGACCGCATCAAAGCTCAACTTTTGGAAGCTAGTTTCAAAAGACAACTTCGTCTTTGGTTACAAAACAAACGCGACGACTCTTTTATCAGAATTAATGAGTAA
- a CDS encoding peptidyl-prolyl cis-trans isomerase, with translation MKFLKSPAKTGLFILTSMLLAGCPSKYQKLSKQPVEKVNEHVLTAKEFANQLARKLKNFDALAAKDPNNVQRIKEEILRDFLVKSLTLDWARAQSIVVSENSLDKEVDKLRANYPDDLSFRRALAQENLSFAEWREELRYSLIEREVFKKINEKAKPIAEEEIKRYYDDHKDMYKRKERIYIRQIVVDEESKADAIKTDLKTKDFAELAKKFSITPEAKQGGVIGWIEKGTVDYFDRLFTNSVGVQMIKSPFGIHLIRVEKKAPASTLTLEEVRPQITRALKAQREQAEYVAWLDAQLRSSKVLKDYELMNSISVDTRGNND, from the coding sequence ATGAAATTCCTAAAGAGCCCCGCCAAAACGGGGCTTTTTATTTTAACAAGCATGTTGTTGGCGGGTTGTCCTTCCAAATATCAAAAACTTTCTAAACAACCTGTTGAGAAAGTAAATGAACACGTTCTGACGGCGAAGGAATTCGCAAATCAGTTGGCACGTAAGCTTAAAAACTTTGATGCGTTGGCCGCCAAAGATCCCAACAACGTTCAAAGAATCAAAGAAGAAATTCTTCGCGATTTTTTGGTGAAGAGCTTAACCTTGGATTGGGCACGCGCGCAAAGCATCGTGGTTTCTGAAAACAGTCTGGATAAGGAAGTGGATAAGCTCCGAGCCAACTATCCTGATGATCTTTCTTTCCGCCGTGCTTTGGCTCAAGAGAACCTATCCTTTGCAGAATGGCGCGAAGAACTTCGTTACAGCCTGATTGAACGTGAAGTTTTCAAAAAGATTAATGAGAAGGCTAAACCGATCGCTGAAGAAGAGATTAAACGTTATTACGATGACCACAAGGATATGTATAAACGCAAAGAGCGCATTTATATCCGCCAGATCGTCGTCGATGAAGAATCCAAAGCAGACGCGATTAAAACGGATCTAAAAACCAAAGATTTCGCGGAACTTGCCAAGAAATTCTCCATCACTCCCGAGGCCAAGCAGGGTGGCGTTATCGGTTGGATTGAAAAAGGAACCGTGGATTACTTTGACCGCCTGTTCACAAACTCTGTTGGCGTACAAATGATCAAAAGTCCCTTCGGGATTCACCTAATTCGTGTGGAAAAAAAGGCTCCAGCGTCTACTTTGACTCTCGAAGAGGTTCGCCCCCAGATTACGCGCGCGCTTAAAGCACAACGCGAGCAGGCAGAATACGTGGCGTGGCTTGATGCCCAGCTCAGAAGTAGTAAAGTTCTAAAGGACTACGAGTTGATGAATTCCATCTCCGTAGATACCCGAGGGAATAATGATTAG
- a CDS encoding lysophospholipid acyltransferase family protein → MFRKYILPIIVFVFYRTLSWTWRVRLFEPESLKKSLENKNPVVLAHWHGDELALLSIVKRYRIATIASQSKDGELMATVLKWMGAKTSRGSSSRGSVQALKGLLRLVKDGGNCSFAVDGPKGPLHKVKPGVFELSRMIHGPIYAAGVYVDRAIYFPRSWNKTFLPKPFAKVTIVWSECLPPVTKEQDPRNPDLALELESLLHQTRQQAVNFIADNKA, encoded by the coding sequence GTGTTTAGGAAATACATCCTTCCGATTATTGTGTTTGTATTTTATCGAACCCTCTCATGGACGTGGAGGGTTCGTCTTTTCGAGCCTGAATCACTTAAAAAATCCCTGGAAAATAAGAACCCGGTTGTACTTGCTCACTGGCATGGTGACGAGCTGGCACTTCTTTCTATCGTTAAACGCTATCGAATTGCCACGATTGCATCTCAATCCAAAGACGGCGAACTGATGGCAACTGTACTGAAATGGATGGGCGCAAAAACCAGTCGCGGATCCTCTTCTCGTGGCAGTGTTCAAGCGCTGAAAGGTCTTTTGCGTTTAGTAAAAGACGGGGGAAATTGCAGCTTTGCGGTGGATGGCCCTAAAGGTCCGTTACACAAAGTAAAGCCCGGAGTTTTTGAATTATCACGCATGATTCACGGCCCGATTTATGCGGCTGGCGTGTACGTTGATCGTGCGATTTATTTCCCAAGATCCTGGAATAAAACTTTCCTGCCTAAACCCTTCGCGAAAGTGACGATTGTTTGGAGTGAATGTCTTCCTCCAGTCACAAAGGAGCAGGATCCAAGAAACCCAGACCTTGCTCTAGAGTTAGAGTCCCTTTTACACCAGACTCGTCAGCAAGCTGTTAATTTCATTGCGGATAATAAGGCCTAG
- a CDS encoding peptidylprolyl isomerase, whose protein sequence is MKLVISILMLIAAPAFAQKSSEVLAQVGKKTITLDEFNKKYNDIKSKTTNPPPKDLFLEDMVRYEVGLQEAEKRNLEKDPIVQDQLRQAMYKALLEKELGPKVQKITISDKELQDWYKNNPEIRTSNILIEFKQGATPAQIAEARKRAEEIYTEVKKSKRPFEELVKLYSDDAISKQAGGDIGWQSRVTIVPAYYEAAASMKVGDIKGLIESPYGFHIIKVTGRRSFENADKRQIRAAVYDEKRKVIFNEYFEKLKKSYSIKENKNLIK, encoded by the coding sequence ATGAAATTAGTTATCAGCATCTTGATGCTCATCGCAGCACCGGCGTTCGCGCAGAAATCTTCGGAAGTGTTAGCTCAGGTGGGCAAAAAAACGATCACTCTTGATGAATTCAATAAGAAATACAACGACATCAAATCTAAAACGACAAACCCTCCACCGAAAGATCTTTTCCTGGAAGATATGGTTCGTTATGAAGTGGGTTTGCAAGAGGCTGAAAAGCGCAATCTAGAAAAAGATCCTATCGTTCAAGACCAACTTCGTCAGGCGATGTACAAAGCTCTTTTGGAAAAAGAGTTGGGTCCTAAAGTTCAAAAAATCACGATTTCTGACAAAGAATTGCAAGATTGGTACAAAAACAATCCTGAAATCCGCACTAGCAACATCTTGATTGAGTTTAAACAAGGTGCAACTCCGGCACAAATCGCTGAAGCTAGAAAACGTGCTGAAGAAATCTATACGGAAGTTAAAAAATCAAAACGTCCGTTTGAAGAGCTGGTTAAACTTTATTCAGACGACGCGATTTCAAAGCAAGCTGGTGGCGACATCGGTTGGCAATCACGTGTAACAATCGTTCCTGCATACTATGAGGCGGCAGCTTCCATGAAGGTCGGTGACATCAAGGGGCTCATCGAATCTCCATATGGCTTCCACATCATCAAAGTAACAGGTCGTCGCAGCTTCGAAAATGCGGATAAACGCCAAATCAGAGCGGCAGTATACGATGAGAAAAGAAAAGTGATCTTTAATGAGTACTTCGAAAAATTGAAAAAATCGTACTCGATCAAAGAAAACAAAAACCTTATCAAATAA